One genomic window of Arachis stenosperma cultivar V10309 chromosome 10, arast.V10309.gnm1.PFL2, whole genome shotgun sequence includes the following:
- the LOC130956507 gene encoding polygalacturonase QRT3-like, whose amino-acid sequence MARIAPMCFLLLNLSCFFLTHHTSYGENLHIPRTRTNIISHGYHHEAMVRMKAFKASLISHDSIASPPSSFSPSPSPLPLQDQKKPHVYLVTSYGADPTGNLDSTEAIFEAIGDATKVPSEWSLMKGIKDLGGAQIDLQGGNYIISKPLKMPVGVGNLMIHGGTIRASNTFPNNGHLIDLSTSSETKKSSTSSSYNYEFITFKNLLLDSNFRGGGISVINSLRINIENCYITHFTTTGILVQGGHETYITNSFLGQHVTAGGNKDERHFSGTGISLHGNDNAVTDVVIFSAEIGIMVTGQANTISGVHCYNKAAGFGGTGIYLKLPGLTQTRIVNSYMDYTNIVAEDPVQILISSSFFLGDANVVLKSIKGVANGVTIVDNMFSGSNSGVEIVKLDESNCRFDKIEQVLVDGNIVDGMNLKATAAKISVQGNGTLWKADFNDVLLFRNRINHVQYSLSAAGNTFPNHALRNVSENCVVIETSEVVTGSVFVTVDQGVAT is encoded by the exons ATGGCAAGAATAGCTCCAATGTGTTTCTTGCTTCTGAATTTGTCTTGTTTCTTTCTAACTCATCATACTTCTTATGGTGAGAACTTGCATATTCCAAGAACAAGGACTAATATTATTTCTCATGGCTATCATCATGAAGCTATGGTTAGAATGAAGGCATTTAAGGCCTCTCTTATTAGCCATGACTCAATTGCTTCACCACCATCTTCCTTCTcaccttctccttctcctcttcCATTACAA GATCAGAAGAAACCACATGTATACCTTGTGACATCATATGGTGCTGATCCAACAGGCAATTTGGACAGTACTGAAGCTATTTTTGAAGCCATTGGAGATGCAACCAAAGTTCCAAGTGAATGGTCCTTGATGAAGGGCATAAAAGACCTTGGTGGTGCCCAAATTGATCTTCAGGGTGGAAATTACATTATTAGCAAACCATTGAAGATGCCAGTGGGGGTTGGAAACCTTATG ATACATGGAGGAACCATAAGAGCCTCAAACACTTTTCCAAATAACGGACACCTCATAGATCTGTCAACTTCAAGTGAAACCAAGAAAAGTTCAACTTCATCATCCTACAACTATGAGTTCATAACATTCAAGAACCTCTTGTTGGACTCAAACTTCAGAGGAGGGGGCATTTCCGTAATTAACTCACTCAGAATCAACATTGAAAATTGTTACATAACACATTTCACAACCACCGGAATTTTAGTCCAAGGCGGCCACGAAACCTACATAACAAACTCATTCCTTGGCCAGCACGTCACCGCCGGCGGCAACAAAGACGAACGCCATTTCTCCGGCACCGGAATAAGCCTTCATGGGAACGACAACGCCGTCACGGACGTCGTAATTTTCTCTGCCGAGATTGGAATAATGGTAACCGGTCAAGCCAACACTATTTCCGGCGTGCATTGTTACAATAAGGCGGCGGGTTTCGGCGGCACCGGGATTTATTTGAAGCTACCGGGTTTAACACAAACTAGGATTGTGAATTCTTACATGGATTACACTAACATTGTTGCTGAAGACCCTGTCCAAATTCTGATTTCTAGTAGCTTCTTCCTTGGAGATGCAAATGTTGTGTTGAAATCTATCAAAGGCGTTGCCAATGGTGTTACAATTGTTGATAACATGTTCTCCGGATCGAATAGCGGCGTAGAAATCGTGAAGCTGGACGAATCGAATTGTCGTTTCGATAAAATCGAACAGGTTTTAGTTGATGGAAATATTGTTGATGGTATGAATTTGAAGGCGACGGCTGCGAAGATTTCTGTGCAAGGGAATGGAACATTATGGAAAGCTGATTTTAACGATGTTCTTCTTTTTCGTAACCGAATTAATCATGTTCAGTACTCGCTAAGTGCTGCGGGGAACACGTTCCCGAATCATGCTCTGAGGAATGTGTCTGAGAATTGTGTTGTGATTGAAACAAGTGAGGTAGTAACTGGCAGTGTTTTTGTCACGGTGGATCAAGGTGTTGCAACATGA